A genome region from Amblyraja radiata isolate CabotCenter1 chromosome 2, sAmbRad1.1.pri, whole genome shotgun sequence includes the following:
- the LOC116985113 gene encoding LOW QUALITY PROTEIN: SCAN domain-containing protein 3-like (The sequence of the model RefSeq protein was modified relative to this genomic sequence to represent the inferred CDS: substituted 1 base at 1 genomic stop codon) gives MSVKKRGNDHSYIEYGFTSIIINGEERPQCVICSKALSNDSMKPTKLKQHLQNVHPQHKDKDKNFFEHHENALKKMKLDSTGAFKETNQKVTEASYVVALXIAKQKKTHTIGENLIKPCSLKMVEIVLGNGLEKKLAAVPLSNRTVHRRISDMAIDIKDQVVQEITFSAFGLFSIQLDESTDVASCSQLMVLARYVHSGSFKEEFLFCSPLETTTKASDILEKVSSFFESENLLWDNICGCCTDGAPAMLGTKSGFQVCVKKRAPKVKGIHCMIHRQALASKTLPAPLGKVLDQTIQIVNFVKGGALNSRLFKQLCTNMDAAHHLLLFHTNVRWLSRGYVTDRIFELRDELKLFFEVQGKMEIFAWLDDEEWIMRLAYLVDIFEQLNKLNLQMQGRNTNIIKFMDALKAFMSKLENWKRKVNIKNVAMFEKMSSVLVVGGEDKVLPQFAKNEILQHSTTLENEFSRYFPELSDDELDLVRNPFKLSVEKVPDDCQDEFLELKTDSGARDMFDEKSITEFWPLMCDSYPKVAERAIRALLPFVSTYLCESGFSTLLQIKTKQRSRLEVENDLRCALSSTPPRIPELAKKKQSHVSH, from the coding sequence ATGAGTGTCAAAAAAAGAGGGAACGATCATTCATATATTGAATATGGATTCACATCCATCATCATCAATGGAGAAGAAAGGCCTCAATGTGTTATTTGTAGTAAAGCTTTGTCAAATGATTCTATGAAACCAACAAAGTTGAAGCAACATTTGCAGAATGTTCATCCTCaacacaaggacaaggacaaaaacTTTTTTGAACATCATGAGAATGCTCTCAAAAAGATGAAGCTGGATTCAACAGGGGCATTCAAAGAAACAAACCAAAAGGTTACTGAAGCTTCTTATGTCGTAGCACTGTAGATAGCAAAGCAGAAAAAAACACATACAATTGGGGAAAATTTGATCAAACCTTGCTCTCTCAAAATGGTGGAAATTGTGTTGGGAAATGGATTGGAGAAAAAACTTGCAGCGGTTCCACTATCAAACAGAACTGTTCATAGAAGGATCAGCGATATGGCCATTGACATCAAGGATCAAGTTGTGCAGGAGATCACGTTTTCAGCATTTGGCTTATTTTCAATTCAACTTGATGAATCGACTGATGTGGCATCGTGTTCCCAGTTGATGGTGTTAGCAAGGTATGTTCACTCAGGTTCATTTAAAGAGGAGTTTCTCTTTTGTTCTCCTCTTGAAACAACTACCAAGGCCTCGGATATTTTGGAAAAGGTTTCATCTTTCTTTGAATCAGAAAATCTTTTGTGGGATAATATCTGTGGGTGCTGTACAGATGGAGCACCAGCTATGTTGGGGACAAAATCAGGATTTcaagtttgtgtgaaaaagcgagCTCCAAAAGTGAAAGGCATTCATTGTATGATCCATCGTCAGGCACTGGCCTCAAAAACACTTCCAGCTCCGCTAGGGAAGGTTTTGGATCAAACAATTCAAATTGTGAATTTTGTCAAAGGAGGAGCTCTCAACTCACGACTTTTCAAGCAGTTATGTACCAACATGGATGCAGCCCATCATTTGCTTCTTTTCCACACAAATGTTCGATGGCTGTCAAGAGGATATGTAACTGATCGAATATTTGAGCTTAGAGATGAGctcaaattattttttgaagTTCAGGGTAAGATGGAAATTTTTGCCTGGCTGGATGATGAGGAATGGATCATGCGCCTTGCCTATTTGGTTGATATTTTTGAGCAGCTGAATAAACTGAATCTTCAGATGCAAGGAAGGAATACAAACATCATAAAATTCATGGATGCCTTGAAAGCTTTCATGAGCAAGCTGGAAAATTGGAAGAGAAAGGTCAATATAAAAAATGTTGCAATGTTTGAGAAAATGTCATCCGTTCTTGTTGTTGGTGGTGAAGACAAGGTGCTTCCACAATTTGCAAAAAATGAAATTTTGCAGCATTCGACAACACTGGAAAATGAATTCAGCCGATATTTTCCTGAACTTAGCGATGATGAGTTGGATTTAGTGCGAAATCCATTCAAATTGTCAGTTGAAAAAGTTCCTGATGATTGTCAAGATGAATTTCTGGAGCTGAAAACTGATTCGGGAGCAAGAGATATGTTCGATGAGAAATCAATCACAGAATTTTGGCCCTTGATGTGCGATTCCTACCCAAAAGTGGCAGAAAGAGCTATCCGTGCATTGCTTCCGTTTGTGTCGACATATCTTTGTGAGTCAGGCTTTTCAACTCTGTTGCAAATTAAAACGAAGCAACGTAGTAGATTAGAGGTAGAAAATGACCTGCGTTGTGCCCTTTCAAGCACTCCTCCGCGTATCCCAGAATTGGCGAAGAAAAAACAATCACACGTTTCTCATTGA